From the Deltaproteobacteria bacterium genome, one window contains:
- a CDS encoding N-acetyltransferase codes for MHREYPKDVKLKDGTKVTLKPFERKDKDALFTFFQRLPEGDRLFLKDNVADP; via the coding sequence ATGCACCGGGAGTATCCGAAGGACGTCAAGCTCAAGGACGGTACCAAGGTCACCCTCAAGCCGTTCGAACGGAAGGACAAGGACGCCCTGTTCACCTTCTTCCAGCGCCTGCCGGAAGGGGACCGGCTCTTCCTCAAGGACAACGTCGCCGACCCG